The following DNA comes from Pseudomonas marginalis.
CCAACTACGATGTCACCACCCAGCCACGTCCCGACGGCGGCATCCTGTTGACCCTGCGCAACAGTGACGGCAAGCAGGTCAAGCGTTCGATCTCTTACCAGCAGTTGCACACCGCCGATCAATTGACCTGGGTGATCAGCGCGATTCGTCGCGACTTGGCCGAACAAGCCAGTGAATTGCCGCAAATTTCCATGCTGCAAAGCCAGAACCGCTTTGCCCTGCCGACCTACCACTCGGCGTAAATACCGCAGTCATGAAAAGGCCGCGACGCTATTGAGCGTCGCGGCCTTTTTATTGATGTGTGTCAGCACAGGCCTTGGCGAGCCGCCTCATTCATCGCCTGCACGCGGTTAGTGACTTCCAGCTTGCCGTAGATATTGCGCAGGTGGAATTTGACGGTGGCTTCGGACGTGGCACGAATCTGGCTGATTTCCCAGACAGTCTTGCCCTCCGAGGCCCAGCGTAAGATCTCCAATTCCGCTGGAGTCAGGGGCTTACCGGACAGGCTCAGGCGTCTCCTGACAGCATTGGTTACGACACACGGCGGCGGACACGACTCCTCTGGGCCATTCATTACATCTCTCCTTTTATTGGCTGATGCCCTACCACCATTCGGATTCCTCCTATTGACAGGTGGCACAAACACTGGCGACGCAGAGAGTTACATAACGAATGGTTTCAGTGCGCATTGCCCTGGATAAACAGCCAAACCCTACGCGTAACTAAGCTTATTCCCACAACAACTTCCAACTCGCCGGGGTTGAAGATTCCAATTACCTGAGTTCAATCGTCCAAACCTGGGAAATGGCTGGCAACATCGTCGCCGGTGAACGTCGGTACACACCCCTGCGCGGTGTTGAACAAGTGCAGCATGACCAAGTGGGGGTTCTCGCCCATATCAAACCAGTGCGCCATGCCAGCCGGGATCACCAGCAGGTCGTTTTTCTCACAACGCACGGCATACACGTAGTCGCCAACATGCAGGTTGAACAAGCCCTGGCCGGCGATGAAAAAACGCACTTCGTCTTCGCTGTAGCGGCGTTCATCCAGGAACCGGGCACGCCATTCGGCTTTTTGCGGGTGGTCGCTGGTGACACTGAGCACCGCCACCGCACCGTAGCCGAGGGCATCGATCTGCGGCTGATAGGCGGCAATCATCTCAGCGTCGCTGGCGCCCCTCTCGATCAGGGCAGGCTGCCAGCGCTCGAACCGCACACCGTGCTCGGCCAGGGTAGCGGCGATGTCGTCGACATGGGTCAGGACCTTGTTCGGGGTATCCGGTGAAGCGACGGGGTAGACGGCGACATAACTCATTGAAGGGTTCCTTGGTTCTGCTCTTGCAATCGAAAACCGATGATAGCGGCCGCGGCCAGGGCGGCGACGCTGGCAATACTAAAGGTGAAGGTCGGCCCCAGCAGGTTCCAGCTGTAGCCGGAATACAGCGCACCCAGCGCACCGCCGGTGCCGGCCAGGGCGGCGTACAGCGCCTGGCCCTGGCCTTGTTGCTTATCGCCAAAACTGCGCTGCACAAAGGCAATCGCCGCCGCGTGAAAACTGCCGAACGTGGCAGCGTGCATCACCTGCGCCAGCAACAGTACCCACAGCAGTTCGGCAAACGAGCCCAGCAGCAGCCAGCGCAGGGCCGCCAGGAGGAAACTGGCCAGCAGCACCCGGCGTACCGAAAAACGCGTGAGGATGCGGCTCATGCCCAGGAACATCAGCACTTCCGCCACCACCCCCAGGGCCCACAGCATGCCGATCATGCCACGGCTGTAGCCAAGGTGTTCCAGGTGCAGGGTCAGGAAGGTGTAATACGGGCCATGGCTCATTTGCATCAGCGCCACGCAGGCGTAAAACGCCAGTACGCCGGGGCTGCGCAGCTGTTTGAGGAAACCATCAGCGGCCAGGCGATTGCCGTGGCTGGCGGGCTGCGCATTCGGCACCCACAGGCTGGCACCGATGATGCCGGCCATGATCACCACGACCACCACCGGGTAGATATCCAGGCTCAGCCAGTCGAACAGGCGGCCCATGATCACCACGGTGAGGATAAAACCGATGGAGCCCCACAGGCGCACCTGGCTATAGCGCGCGGTCTGTTTTTGCAGGTGGGCCAGGGTGATCACTTCAAACTGCGGCAGCACCGCGTGCCAGAAGAACGCATGCAGGGCCATCACCAGGGCCAGCCAGGCGTAGGTGTGACTGACGAAGATCAGGGAAAAACTCAGCAGGGTGCACACCGCGCCGAAGCGCACGATAGCCAGGCGTCGGCCGCTGTAGTCGCCCAGCCAGCCCCACAGGTTGGGCGCCACGCAGCGCATCAGCATGGGGATGGCCACCAGCTCGCCGATGCGCGCGCTGGAGAACCCCAGGTGGTCGAAGTACAGCGCCAGGAACGGCGCCGTCGCCCCGAGCAGGGCGAAGTAGAACAGGTAGAAGCTGGAGAGGCGCCAGTACGGGAGGGCTGTCACCGCCGCGCCGTCACAGCTGGCCCAGCACCGGGGTACTCACGCGCACATCGGCATTTTGCCCGCGATTGCGCAACAGATGGTCCATCAACACGATGGCCATCATCGCTTCGGCAATCGGCGTGGCCCGGATGCCCACGCACGGGTCGTGACGGCCCTTGGTGATCACGTCCACCGGGTTGCCGTGTACATCGATCGAACGGCCCGGGGTGGTGATGCTCGAGGTGGCCTTGAGTGCCAGGTGCGCAACAATCGGCTGGCCGGAGGAAATACCGCCGAGGATGCCGCCCGCGTTGTTGCTGAGGAAACCTTCCGGCGTCAGTTCATCGCGGTGCTCGGTGCCACGCTGGGACACGCAGGCGAACCCGGCGCCGATTTCCACGCCTTTCACCGCATTGATGCTCATCAGCGCATGGGCCAGTTCGGCGTCGAGGCGATCGAAAATCGGCTCGCCCAGGCCCGGCTTGACGCCTTCGGCGACCACGGTGATCTTGGCGCCGACCGAATCCTGGTCGCGGCGCAGCTGGTCCATGTAGGCTTCCAGCTCCGGCACTTTGTCCGGGTCAGGGCAGAAAAAGGCGTTGTCTTCAACGCTGTCCCAGGTCTTGAACGGGATTTCAATCGGGCCCAACTGGCTCATGTAGCCACGGATGACGATGCCCTGGGTCGCCAGGTATTTCTTGGCGATGGCCCCGGCTGCCACGCGCATGGCCGTTTCGCGCGCCGAGCTGCGGCCGCCGCCACGGTAGTCGCGTTCGCCGTATTTATGGTGGTAGGTGTAGTCGGCATGGGCCGGGCGGAACAGATCCTTGATCGCCGAGTAGTCCTTGGACTTCTGGTCGGTGTTGCGAATCAGCAGGCCGATGGCGCACCCGGTGGTACGGCCTTCGAACACCCCGGAAAGGATCTCGACTTCATCGGGCTCCTGGCGCTGGGTGGTGTGGCGGCTGGTGCCGGGCTTGCGGCGGTCGAGGTCACGCTGCAGGTCTTCCAGGGACAGCTCGAGGCCGGGCGGGCAGCCGTCGACAATGGCGACCAACGCCGGGCCATGGCTTTCGCCCGCGGTGGTGACAGTGAACAGCTTGCCGAAGGTATTGCCGGACATGCAGGGCGCTCCGTGAAATCAGTTGAATCAAGTCAACCGTAATAACTTAAGGCGGCCAGTATACGCAGGCTAACCGACTAGTTCATCCTCGAAACCTTACCGGTAGACCTTGGTCCAACCGGCACCTTCCTCATGATGGCGCGATGATGCTGCGAGTTCTTCTGTTTACCCTGACCCTGTTTACCGCCGTGGCCGACGCCGCCTCCCCTGTCGTACTGCAACGCCCGATCAGCCTGGACACCGGCAGCGGCGAACTGTTTGGCTCGCTGCTGCTGCCGCAGTCCGATAAACCGGTGCCGGTGGTGTTGATCATCGCCGGCTCCGGCCCCACCGACCGCAACGGCAACAGCGCCGACGGCGCTCGCAATGACAGCCTCAAGCGCCTGGCCTGGGTGCTGGCCCGGCACAACATCGCCAGCGTGCGCTACGACAAGCGCGGTGTGGCCGCCAGCCTCGCCGCCACGCCCGACGAACGCAACCTGACCCTGGAGGCCTACGTGGCCGACGCGGTGGCCTGGGGCAAATTGCTCAAGGCCGACACACGCATGGGCCCGCTGATTGTGCTGGGTCACAGCGAAGGCGCGCTGGTGGCTGCACTGGCCGCACCGCAACTCGACCCGGCCGGGGTGATTTCCCTGTCCGGCAGCGCCCGTCCGGTCGACCAGGTGATCCGCCAGCAACTGGCCGATCACCTGCCCCCTGCCCTGCTGCTGCGCAGCAATGAAATCCTCGATCACCTCAAGGCCGGTCAGGTGGACGCCGATGTGCCTGGCCCGCTGGAGGGCATTTTCCGACCCAGCGTGCAGCCGTATCTGATCAGCCTGTTTCGCGCCGACCCTTCAGCGGCGTTTGCAAAACTGCGCATGCCGGCATTGATCATCCAGGGCACCAACGATATTCAGGTCGGTGTGGGCGACGCCGAGCAACTCAAAAGGGCCAAGCCCGATGCCGAACTGGCGGTGATCGAAGGCATGAACCACGTGATGCGCATCGTGCCCAACGACGTAAAGCAACAATTGGCCTCCTACAACGACCCGCAATTGCCGCTCGCCGCTGAGCTGGGCACCCGCTTGGCAGGCTTTATCGACGGACTTCAACCCCGTTAAGCGACAATTTGCCTCCAGTCCTGCAAAAAGCGGCCGATAAGCCCAGAGTCGACAGCAAAAAGACTGTCGACTGGCAGGGCTTGGACAGGATCGCACCGCATGACAACCACTGAAGCAACACCGGAACCGACCGCCGACACCCCGGCTGAAAAAACCGAGGCTATCGACACGGCGGCGCCCCTGCCGTGGGCGGATGTTCAGGCCGAGCATTTCAAGATGCTGCGCCTGGCACCGCTGGCCACCGACCGCGCCACCGGCCTGCGGCCGCTGCGGTTCGTACAGTTCGGCTATGCCGAGCGCCATGACAAACACCACAGCCTGTTGCGCATGGTGATCCAATTACCGGGGCAGCGGGTGCGCCGCGAGCAGAACCATCTGGATATCTGGGTGGATCACGATAAACACCGCGTGCACTTCGGCCCGGGCAACAGCCTGGAAATCGAACCGGCCAACCGCGGCATCGGTCGCTTCCTGGTGGCCCAGGGCGCCGCGTGGGCGAAGAAAAAATGGTCAAGCTACCGCGTCGACGGCGTGGACCTGGCCAACAAGGACGCACTCAACGAAGCCACACGCCTGCGCCGCGATCACTTCCTGCGCGTCCAGGGTTTCGATGTGGCCTACGCCGATGTGCAGCACCTCAAAGGCAACGTGCAGCCGGGCAAGGTCAGCGATGTACTGGACAGTTGGAACACCGAGAAGGTGCAGTTCGTGGAGATCCTTGAAGCCGCGCAGATGCTGCAACAGGCCGAGCACAACCTGTTGGAGCAGGAAGTGAAACTGCGCAAGGAAGAAGAAAAGGTCACCAAGTTCAAGCGTGAGGACAGCGGGTTGCGCTTTACCATCACCTGCCTGGTGGCGTTCACCGTGTTTCAGGCGGGGCTGTTGATCTGGATTGCCACGCACCGCTAGCCGGCTGGAAAGCCATCGAAATGCGGGAGGGGCTTGCCCCTAATGCCAGTCAGTTAAGGCTTTTTGTAGGAGCGAGCTTGCTCGCGAAAAACTCACAGGCGCCGCGCTCATTCAGGAAGCACGCGTTATCGTTGACGTTTTTCGCGAGCAAGCTCGCTCCTACAGGAGGCGATGTACGCTTAACTGACTGGCATTAGGGCTTGCCCCCTCCCACATTTTCTACCCTAAGGTTGGTTAAACCCGAGCGGCGAAGATTGCCTGGTGTTCCCGGCACTGTTCGGCCGTGAGCATGAACACCCCATGCCCACCCCGCTGGAAATCCAGCCAGGCGAAGTCCACTTCCGGGTACAGCGCGTCAACATGCACTTGGCTGTTGCCCACCTCGACAATCAGCAAACCCTTCTCGGTCAGGTGGTCCGCCGCCTCGGCCAGCATGCGTCGCACCAGGTTCAGGCCATCGTCGCCGCAGGCCAGGCCCAGCTCCGGCTCGTGCTGGTATTCGTCCGGCATGTCGGCAAAGTCTTCGGCATCCACATACGGCGGGTTCGACACGATCAGGTCAAAGCGCTGGCCCGGCAGGCCGTCGAAACCGTCGCCCTGCACGGTGTACACGCGCTCGTCGACACCATGGCGCTCGATATTCTGGTTGGCCACCTCCAGGGCTTCGAAGGACAGGTCGCCGAGTACCACTTCGGCGTCCTGGAACTCGTAGGCGCAGGCAATGCCGATGCAACCGGAGCCGGTGCACAGGTCGAGGATGCGCGCCGGCGGTTGGGCCAACCAAGGCTCGAAGCGGTTTTCGATCAACTCGCCGATGGGTGAACGCGGGATCAGCACGCGCTCGTCAACGATAAACGACATGCCACAGAACCACGCCTCTTTCAACAGGTAGGCCGTGGGCACCCGCTCATGAATACGGCGATGCAACAAACGCTGTACGTGAGAGATTTCCTCTTCTTCCAGGTTGCAATCGAGGTAGCTGTCGGCAATTTCCCATGGCAGGTGCAAAGCGCCGAGCACCAACTGCCGGGCTTCGTCCCAGGCATTGTCGGTGCCATGGCCAAAAAACAGGTCTTCCCCATGGAAACGGCTGACGGCCCAACGGATGTGGTCGCGCAAGGTGCGCAGGCGAGATGTGATCACGGGGGGCAGACTCCTGGAAAAAACGACTGGCGATTCTAACAGCCTTCGCCTGTACCGACGATGTACGAAAAGCTGTTGCCATACGTCGGATTTCATCCAAATCGCCATCATTCGGTTAAACATCGCCGCCACTTGACATGGCTGCACGCCAGCAACGGCGTACCTTACGATAGTAGCGATTCACAGAACCGCTCAGCCAGTGGACAATGACGCAAAAGCCCCCCTCACAGGAGCCCCAGAATGTCCGTTCCAAAGACGATGTTTCAACTCAGCGGTCGTGGTTACGCAGCTGCCAACCTTGGCCATGCGACCCTCGTGATCATCGACGCTCAAAAGGAATACCTCAGTGGCCCGCTCGCCCTCTCCGGCATGGACGCGGCGGTCGGCAATATCAAGCAACTGGTCGCCGCCGCGCGCAACGCCGGGCGCCCGATCGTGCACGTGCGCCACCTGGGTACCGTGGGCGGCCTGTTTGACCCCCAGGGCGAGCGCGGTGAGTTCATCCCCGGCCTCGAACCTCAAGGTGACGAAACCATCATCGGCAAGCTGCTGCCCAGCGCCTTCCACGGCACCGGCCTGGAAAAACACCTGCAGGACCTCGGTTCCCTGGACCTGATCGTCTGCGGCTTCATGAGCCACTCCAGCGTCAGCACCACCGTGCGTGCCGCGAAGAACCTGGGCTTTCGCTGCACCCTGGTGGAAGACGCCTGCGCCACCCGCGACCTGCCTTACAAAGGTGGCATCCTGAGCGCCGAGCATGTGCAGCAGACCGAGATGGCCATCATGGCTGACAATTTTGCCACTCTCGCACTGACTAAAGACCTGATCTGATCGCCCTTCGGGTGAGCGGTGCGGCCTGTTGAAGGTCCCGCTCATCCGCAAAGCCCTCTCATTTGGCGCATTTACCTCGGGTACAGGAACAACCTGTGTATCTTCCGGTCGAAGGGCCGATACCCTGGAGGAAAGGTCGGAATGAAGATATCCGATGGTTTTGACGCTCGTCGCTTGCGCCCCAAGGGCCCGAGCAACTGGCGTCTGCGCCTGGTGGCCGGCATTGCCGCGCTGCTGGCGGTAGTAGGTTTGCTGTTGACCGGCGCTGGTGGCGCCGGTTTGTTTGGCCACTCGCCGGCCCTTGGCGAACTGAATGCCAGCCCTGGCGGCTCGGCGATTCTGTTGGGGATCGGGCTGCTGGTGCTGTGGCTGGGCGTGTGGCTGTGGCGCCGCAGCCGTCGGAAGATGCGCCAGCCGTTGTCACTGAACATCGCCTCGCACCTGATGAAAAAGCACGACTGATGGCGCTTGGATAGCGTTTCCTGCGCCCCGGCCGCCGCGATTTAGGTAAACTGCCCGCCCTTCGCGGAGGCTGACATGCAAGACGACGATTTTTCCCTGTTCAAAAACGAGCTGCGCGGCGTCAAGCCGATCAAGCACGACCGCGCCGACACCGGCAAACCCAAGGCCGACCGCGCACAGATCGCCAAGCTGCGCAAGGCTGCTACCGTGCGCACCGATGCCACCACCGTGGATGGCCTGTCAGACCAGTTCGTGATCGACGTCGGCCCCGAAGACGAGCTGATGTGGGCCCGCGACGGCGTACAGGAAAGCCAGATGCGCAAGCTCAAGGCCGGTCAGATCCCGTTCGAAGGCAGCCTCGACCTGCACGGCATGAACGTGGAAAAAGCCCGGGAAACCCTGTGGGCCTTCCTCGCCGAAGCCACCAAGTTCGAAATTCGCTGCGTGCGCGTCACCCATGGCAAGGCGGTGCGCTTGGACGGCAAGCGGCCGATGATCAAGAGCCACGTCAACACCTGGCTGCGCCAGCATGCCCAGGTGCTCGGCTTTACCTCGTGCCAGGCCCGTCATGGGGGCGCGGGTGCGGTGTATGTGATGCTCAAGCGCACGATGATGGAAGGGCGCGACGAGTAAGTAATAAAAAGCCCAGCAATTGAGCTGGGCTATTGTGGTATTGCCAGTAACGTCAGTTGTCGAAAAGCTCTTTCGCTTTTTTCTCTTTCGCCAGCGAGATCACTGCCTTTTGCATGGTGATCGCAGTATCGGCTGCGCTTCTGTAAACAGCACGTTTTTCTTCTACCGAACCACTTCGAAAAAAGTCTGACATGGTGGTGGATGAATATTTTTCTACAACTTCCGTAATTTCGCCTTTCATAAGGCTACTCCGGTCAAAATTTGCTCAAGTTGATCAGGATGGTAGGGCTGTATAACGAGTTCGTCAATTTCCTCAGCCGACAGGTCGATGCCGATGTATGACTCCCCGCCATCAGTGTCCTTGATGAGCACATCGACTTGAAGACGCCCCAGAAACTCACGCCAGCTCAGGCTTCTGGTAGACGTAGATAACCTGTGCAGACCGGTTTTCCTTATCAAGGGCGCGCTGGATATTTTTCCGAGCCACGGCAAAGTTGGCCAGCGTTCCGTCCAACAGGAAAGACTGGCGCTGCTGATAAACGAGGTCGACAGTCCTCTCCACCATGGCAGTTACGCCACGTTGAAAAAGACTGGAGTTTGCGCCTGTGTAGTCAGGAAAGTATTCCCTGAAGTCATCGGGGTCGATTCGCAATGCACTGGATCCCCCCTCCTCCATCAAGCGAATAAATGATTTGGACACTTCTGTCTTGCCGGCGCCAGGCGAGCCCGCCATAAACACTGAAACCGGATAATTTTCACCTGGGTACTTAGTCAGGCAGGCAAGTTCACGGGCAATGCGGGTCCGATTTGCTTTGGCAAAGATCAGGGCGCGCTCAGAAATACTTCGCTCCAGCGGGGTCATCACGTCCTCCTCGACGGAGGCCGACTCTAACATCGGTATCGTCCGGGAATACAACTGTCGGCGCACCTACGCTACTATGTGCGCCACATCACCCGCCGCTGTTGCGCGCCGGGCAGCGCTTCACATTGGTACAGGCATACACCGTACCGTTCTGAAACCCATACGGAAACAGTCCTGTGACATTGGAACAAAACTACACCGCGATCCTCGGCCAACTCGGCGAGGACGTCTCCCGCGAGGGCCTGCTCGACACGCCCAAGCGTGCCGCCAAGGCGATGCAGTACCTTTGCCGCGGCTATGAACAGACACTCGAAGAAGTCACCAACGGTGCCTTGTTCAGCTCCGACAACAGCGAAATGGTGCTGGTCAAGGACATCGAGCTGTACTCGCTGTGCGAACACCACCTGCTGCCGTTTATCGGCAAGGCGCATGTGGCGTATATCCCGAGCGGCAAGGTGCTGGGCCTGTCGAAGGTCGCGCGGATTGTCGACATGTATGCGCGCCGCCTGCAGATCCAGGAAAACCTCAGCCGCCAGATCGCCGACGCGGTGATGCAAGTGACCGGCGCCTTGGGCGTGGCCGTGGTGATCGAAGCCAAGCACATGTGCATGATGATGCGCGGTGTGGAGAAACAGAATTCGTCGATGATCACGTCGGTGATGCTGGGTGAGTTCCGCGAAAACGCGGCCACCCGCAGTGAATTCCTCAGCCTGATCAAGTAACAGGCTGCGTAGGAAAAGACCGGCGTTCATCGCCGGTTTTTTTTCGCCTGCAGAATTAAGGTAAGCTGCGGCCCCTTCTTCATGGGCAAGAGGTTTCAGCCATGTTCGTCAAAGCACTTCGAGTGGGCCTCGGCCACGTCATCATCGCCGGCGACTTACTTACCCGTCCGCGTAAAAAGCAGCGCCCTGCCGAACAACAGGCACAGGTGAACGCAGCGGCCAAGGACCTGACCCTGTATCAATTCCACGCCTGCCCGTTCTGCGTGAAGACCCGCCGCACCCTGCACCGCCTGAATGTGCCGGTGGCGCTGAAGGATGCGAAGAACAACGAGCAGGACCGCCAGACCCTGCTGGAGCAAGGCGGCAAGATCAAAGTGCCGTGCCTGCGTATCGAAGAGAATGGCCAGACCACCTGGATGTATGACTCCAAGGTGATCATCGATTACCTGGACAAGCGTTTCGCTGCGGTCTGACAGACCTGCTGAGATCCAATGTGGGAGGGAGTTTGCCCCCCCACATTCAGTTCGGTGTTGGCAAATCCAGGTCCAGCTCCAGCAACGCCGAGCCGAGGCACTTGCCATGGGCATCCAGTGCCAGCGAGCGGGTTACGCCGCCGCGCAATATCCCCGGCAGTACGAAGTTCAGCGCCTGCACATTCGGCAGTTCATAGCGCCGCACCGGGGCAGCGTAAGGCTCCAGCAGGCCGGCAAAAAAGTCGGCCACGCGCTCGGCGGTAAGCTGTTCACACAACAGCAGATAATCCTCGGCTCGGTAAGCAATGATCGAAATGTTCGAGGTGTCGCCCTTATCGCCGGTACGGGAATGGGCCAGCGTGTGCAGTTTCATGCTTCGATCCTCGGGTTGACCGCGTCACGGGGCAGCAGCAATGACGCCACCGCCACCACCTGCCGTACGCTCTTGCTGGCACCGCCGCCGCCGGACGGGCCGTTGGTGTAGAGGGTTTCCACTTCATTGCCGACCCGCACCGCTTCACTGCGGTCTTCACAGCGGGCCGCCACGCGCAGGCGCACTTCCCAGGGCTCTACGCTGCTGCGCGGACCGTGCAGCGAGTCCATGCCGATCAGTTCGGCGCGTACGTCCTGCATCTTCACACCCATCAGTTGCAAACGTTTGAGTACGACATCCCGCGCCAACTGCGCCCGTGCTACCGCGCCGGGGCCGCCGTAGGACATCTGCCCTTCGCCAATCCAGCCATCCAGGTAACCGACGCTCACCTTCAACTGCTCGGGCCGTGCGCGGCCAGCAGCACCGTGGGCACGCACCCGATCAACGCCCTCCTCGTCAAACCCCACCTGGGAAAAATCGGCGGTCACGTCCGGGGTGAGATACGCCGCAGGATCATGCACTTCGTAGATCAATTGCTCGGTGCAGGTGGCGCGACTGACCCGCCCACCGGAGCCTGCAACCTTGGTGATCACGGCCTCACCCTCAGCATCGATTTCAGCCAACGGGAAACCCAGGCGTGCGAGGTCATCCACATCCTTGAAACCGGGATCGGCAAAATAGCCGCCGCTGACCTGCCCGGCACACTCCAGCAGATGCCCGACCAACGTGCCGCGCCCCAGGCGCTGCCAGTCGCCCATCGCCCAGCCGAATTCAAACACCTGCGGGGCGAGGAACAGCGACGGGTCGGCCACCCGCCCGGTGATCACCACATCGGCGTCGGCGCGCAAGGCATCAAGAATGCCGTCGACGCCCAGGTAGACATTCGCGGAAATCAGTCGCGCGCCCAGTGAACCCAGGGTTCGGCCGTTATCCAGTACCTGCTCGGGGCGCAAGACGTCCAGCACGTCATCGCCGACCACCGCCACCACCTTGAGGCCCAGGCCCAGCTCATGGGCAATCCGCCGCACTTCGAGCGCCGCCGACACCGGGTTGGCCGCGCCCATATTGGTGATCACCCGCAGGCGACGGCGCCCCTCATGCTGGCCGACAAAGGGCAACACCCGGCGCATGCGCTCGCTGAGCAGCGGGTCATACCCCCCCTGCGGGTCACTGATTCGCGCCTGTTGCGCCAAAGCGATGGTGCGTTCGGCCAGGCACTCGAACACCAGGTAATCCAGGTCGCCCAGCTCGGCCAGTTCCACGGCAGGTTCGATGCGGTCGCCGGAGTAGCCGGCGCCGGAACCGATGCGCAAGGTTTTCATTTCAAATCACTCCCAAGAGCAACGCCGTCAGGGTCATCAACACCGACGCGACAAACAGAAAAGGGATGGTGAAGCGCTGGTGATCGGCCAATTCGATCTTGCACAGGCCCACCAACAGGAAGGTCGCCGGGGTCAGCGGGCTGACCGGGAAACCGGTGGTGTGCACGCCCAGTAACGACGCCTGGGCCACTTGCAGCG
Coding sequences within:
- a CDS encoding DUF3509 domain-containing protein, translating into MSLIQDKFASVFSNYDVTTQPRPDGGILLTLRNSDGKQVKRSISYQQLHTADQLTWVISAIRRDLAEQASELPQISMLQSQNRFALPTYHSA
- a CDS encoding response regulator transcription factor codes for the protein MNGPEESCPPPCVVTNAVRRRLSLSGKPLTPAELEILRWASEGKTVWEISQIRATSEATVKFHLRNIYGKLEVTNRVQAMNEAARQGLC
- a CDS encoding 1,2-dihydroxy-3-keto-5-methylthiopentene dioxygenase, translated to MSYVAVYPVASPDTPNKVLTHVDDIAATLAEHGVRFERWQPALIERGASDAEMIAAYQPQIDALGYGAVAVLSVTSDHPQKAEWRARFLDERRYSEDEVRFFIAGQGLFNLHVGDYVYAVRCEKNDLLVIPAGMAHWFDMGENPHLVMLHLFNTAQGCVPTFTGDDVASHFPGLDD
- a CDS encoding MFS transporter — protein: MTALPYWRLSSFYLFYFALLGATAPFLALYFDHLGFSSARIGELVAIPMLMRCVAPNLWGWLGDYSGRRLAIVRFGAVCTLLSFSLIFVSHTYAWLALVMALHAFFWHAVLPQFEVITLAHLQKQTARYSQVRLWGSIGFILTVVIMGRLFDWLSLDIYPVVVVVIMAGIIGASLWVPNAQPASHGNRLAADGFLKQLRSPGVLAFYACVALMQMSHGPYYTFLTLHLEHLGYSRGMIGMLWALGVVAEVLMFLGMSRILTRFSVRRVLLASFLLAALRWLLLGSFAELLWVLLLAQVMHAATFGSFHAAAIAFVQRSFGDKQQGQGQALYAALAGTGGALGALYSGYSWNLLGPTFTFSIASVAALAAAAIIGFRLQEQNQGTLQ
- the aroC gene encoding chorismate synthase, encoding MSGNTFGKLFTVTTAGESHGPALVAIVDGCPPGLELSLEDLQRDLDRRKPGTSRHTTQRQEPDEVEILSGVFEGRTTGCAIGLLIRNTDQKSKDYSAIKDLFRPAHADYTYHHKYGERDYRGGGRSSARETAMRVAAGAIAKKYLATQGIVIRGYMSQLGPIEIPFKTWDSVEDNAFFCPDPDKVPELEAYMDQLRRDQDSVGAKITVVAEGVKPGLGEPIFDRLDAELAHALMSINAVKGVEIGAGFACVSQRGTEHRDELTPEGFLSNNAGGILGGISSGQPIVAHLALKATSSITTPGRSIDVHGNPVDVITKGRHDPCVGIRATPIAEAMMAIVLMDHLLRNRGQNADVRVSTPVLGQL
- a CDS encoding alpha/beta hydrolase, with protein sequence MMLRVLLFTLTLFTAVADAASPVVLQRPISLDTGSGELFGSLLLPQSDKPVPVVLIIAGSGPTDRNGNSADGARNDSLKRLAWVLARHNIASVRYDKRGVAASLAATPDERNLTLEAYVADAVAWGKLLKADTRMGPLIVLGHSEGALVAALAAPQLDPAGVISLSGSARPVDQVIRQQLADHLPPALLLRSNEILDHLKAGQVDADVPGPLEGIFRPSVQPYLISLFRADPSAAFAKLRMPALIIQGTNDIQVGVGDAEQLKRAKPDAELAVIEGMNHVMRIVPNDVKQQLASYNDPQLPLAAELGTRLAGFIDGLQPR
- the prmB gene encoding 50S ribosomal protein L3 N(5)-glutamine methyltransferase, translating into MITSRLRTLRDHIRWAVSRFHGEDLFFGHGTDNAWDEARQLVLGALHLPWEIADSYLDCNLEEEEISHVQRLLHRRIHERVPTAYLLKEAWFCGMSFIVDERVLIPRSPIGELIENRFEPWLAQPPARILDLCTGSGCIGIACAYEFQDAEVVLGDLSFEALEVANQNIERHGVDERVYTVQGDGFDGLPGQRFDLIVSNPPYVDAEDFADMPDEYQHEPELGLACGDDGLNLVRRMLAEAADHLTEKGLLIVEVGNSQVHVDALYPEVDFAWLDFQRGGHGVFMLTAEQCREHQAIFAARV
- a CDS encoding cysteine hydrolase family protein, with amino-acid sequence MSVPKTMFQLSGRGYAAANLGHATLVIIDAQKEYLSGPLALSGMDAAVGNIKQLVAAARNAGRPIVHVRHLGTVGGLFDPQGERGEFIPGLEPQGDETIIGKLLPSAFHGTGLEKHLQDLGSLDLIVCGFMSHSSVSTTVRAAKNLGFRCTLVEDACATRDLPYKGGILSAEHVQQTEMAIMADNFATLALTKDLI
- a CDS encoding Smr/MutS family protein, giving the protein MQDDDFSLFKNELRGVKPIKHDRADTGKPKADRAQIAKLRKAATVRTDATTVDGLSDQFVIDVGPEDELMWARDGVQESQMRKLKAGQIPFEGSLDLHGMNVEKARETLWAFLAEATKFEIRCVRVTHGKAVRLDGKRPMIKSHVNTWLRQHAQVLGFTSCQARHGGAGAVYVMLKRTMMEGRDE
- a CDS encoding zeta toxin family protein, producing MTPLERSISERALIFAKANRTRIARELACLTKYPGENYPVSVFMAGSPGAGKTEVSKSFIRLMEEGGSSALRIDPDDFREYFPDYTGANSSLFQRGVTAMVERTVDLVYQQRQSFLLDGTLANFAVARKNIQRALDKENRSAQVIYVYQKPELA
- the folE gene encoding GTP cyclohydrolase I FolE; translation: MTLEQNYTAILGQLGEDVSREGLLDTPKRAAKAMQYLCRGYEQTLEEVTNGALFSSDNSEMVLVKDIELYSLCEHHLLPFIGKAHVAYIPSGKVLGLSKVARIVDMYARRLQIQENLSRQIADAVMQVTGALGVAVVIEAKHMCMMMRGVEKQNSSMITSVMLGEFRENAATRSEFLSLIK
- a CDS encoding glutathione S-transferase N-terminal domain-containing protein, with product MFVKALRVGLGHVIIAGDLLTRPRKKQRPAEQQAQVNAAAKDLTLYQFHACPFCVKTRRTLHRLNVPVALKDAKNNEQDRQTLLEQGGKIKVPCLRIEENGQTTWMYDSKVIIDYLDKRFAAV